One window of Triplophysa rosa linkage group LG8, Trosa_1v2, whole genome shotgun sequence genomic DNA carries:
- the ponzr5 gene encoding plac8 onzin related protein 5, whose product MAIQPPKPFVMSQTSNQWSSGICDCCDNVPECCFSFWCFPCFACVTARKHGECLCLPLLDGFGCIPPITIAMRVSMRRRYGIEGTICDDCLYSTFCGVCAWCQMSREMNVHEQTVTLVNSRAR is encoded by the exons ATGGCCATTCAACCGCCTAAGCCCTTTGTCATGTCACAAACCTCCAATCAATGGAGCTCTGGAATCTGTGACTGCTGTGACAATGTACCAGAGT GTTGCTTTTCATTTTGGTGCTTTCCTTGTTTTGCCTGTGTGACGGCTCGTAAGCACGGCGAGTGTTTGTGTCTCCCTCTGCTCGACGGATTTGGCTGCATCCCTCCAATAACAATTGCCATGCGGGTATCAATGCGCCGGCGGTATGGAATTGAG gGTACTATCTGTGATGACTGCCTTTATTCCACCTTCTGTGGTGTCTGTGCCTGGTGTCAGATGTCTCGAGAAATGAATGTCCATGAACAAACTGTCACACTTGTCAACTCTCGAGCAAGATAA